The genomic stretch TTATAAACTCACACACATCCCTACTATTCAAAGTTCGAGCCCTGTTGTTTGTGTCCAATCTAAGCAATATCGGCTTTTTGCTAATTGAGCTAGGATTTGCGGACATCAGAGATGGTTTTTTGTTCAATGGAAATGCTATTCAGAATATTCTGTTTTAGAAGCCTATTTATGTACTGTTCATGCATTTGATGGTTTTGTTAAGTAGATAATAACTCAAGTTGTTTTAATCTTGTAAAAAGCTGTATTAGGAATATAGGATAGTATCCAATGCTACCATACTTCTATTATGTGACTTATTGGATGGCCCAAAGATGAGAAAAATATCATGATTTAGACTTGAGCTCTATCTTCTTATTGGGGGTCATCTTTTAAGTCAATCTCAATCATTGTTGTATGATTGTAGTATCAATATTTAATTACAAAAGGTGAGTCATATAGAATTGATTTCTGGTTTCAGTTTTTGACTTATGTTTGATGTTTTGCAGAAGCCGAGTACATGATACTGAAAAATCTAATGGAAGAAAAGCAGTTGGATTTTAATCAGCCACTTTTATCAGTCAGGCGATTCTCGTCGACAGCATCATCTGAAAACAAGGGTAAAAAGAAAACTGAAAAAGCAACATCAAAACGAACTCGTCTTCCTGCTTACAAATCAGAGTTAAAATCAGGTCCAGTGAGTAATCCCGGAAGTGTTCCTTTTGTATGGGAGAAGAGTCCCGGAAGACCGAAGAATGAAAGCCAATTACAAACAAAGGAAGAACCTCTTGTTGCTCCTAAGCTTCCACCTGGAAGGGTTTTAAAAGTCGAACAACAAGATTTCGATAAAAGTTCTAAGGGCGCGTCTGTTACTCAGTCCAGAACAGATAGCACTGTTTCCAACTCTATCAGTGTTGCATCTTTGGATAGTAAAGACGAAATTCACGAAGGAGGAAAAGAACTTGTTCTCGAAAAGGGAAGTTCTGGTTCGGAGAATGAGGACGAGACCTATCTAGATGCTCTTGAAACACTTTCTAGAGCTGAATCATTCTTCATGAACTGCAGTGTGAGTGGTTTGAGTGGATGCGATGATAGAGAGGCTCAACCATCTGAAAGTTTTTTGGCAGATCAACAGGCTCGTGATTTCATGATTGGTAGGTTCTTGCCTGCGGCAAAGGCAATGGCTTCTGAAACAACACATATTCAATATGCGTCGAAGAAGCCATTTGTTAGACAAGAACAACCTAGACTGGTACCTAAAGTAGAAAGTGTAGCCAAGTCCCGTCCTTTGGATCAGAAGTGGAGAAATATTTTGCCACATTATACACAAGACACGGGTCAGGATGAAAGTGAGGATGAAAGCGATGATAATGATAAATATGAAAGCTATGCACCAAAAGTTTGTGGTTTATTTCCTCGGTTCTGCCTTTTGAGTCCATTACCAGGATTAAGAGTGGAGGATGATAAGAATGTAAATTCTGCAATTCATGGAGTGCGGGGTAAAACAATTGCTTCTAGCAGAAGAACTGCAAAAGAGGTATTAATTTTTCACTACGTTTTCTTTTTAGCTTATGTTATATTTCACTGTAGGCTCTTATGTTCTTTTATTCACTTTTTTTATGCAGCATCCTAGAACTGCTAATTATGGAGAAAAGTCCCAATCTGGCTTTACAAAAGAGAACGATCTTCTGTGTAATCAGGAAAAATCTAAGCATGCCATTGATCCACATCGAAGAGGTGTCGATAAATCATCAGGCTCTGACAGAAATCAATTTGAACCAACAGGTGAAAGCCCTGTTGTTGAGAAAACTCTATATGTAGATTCTGTACATAAGGCTTCTTCTGAAATGAAGTGTCGAATTGATCACAGAGAGGACGATTTCAATACTTTAAGAAAATACAGTAGCATCGATAAAAATCATTTGATAGGTTCTTCAAATGAGGATAACAAACACATGGTTGCTGTGAATGAGAAACCAGCATTTCAGCCAAAAGGTTCAGTGTTTCTTGATTCATCCCTCCTGGTTTGTTCTGAAAAACCAAGTGATGATATGCAAATGAAGAAAATGACTAATCATTCCAACAAAATAAACACGGAAAAGCAAGGAAGTAACCTAGATCGCAATTTTGGTGTGGTGTCAAGAGTAGAATTGGCCGAACACAAGAGAATAGAGTCGAAAAATGAAGTTTCAAGCAATAAAACAAGTTCCAATGGCATAACTCAGAATCCTGCCCCATGGAGAAACTTGAAATTGGCTAGTGACTCAGATTTTTGTTTGAAGATCCAACGGGCTGCAAAATTGGCTGATCAAGATTGTGCTCATGTTCACGATTCTAATGAGAATCCTAGTAATTTGATTAGCTTAAAGGTGGTAGGTGGCAGGAAGAATGGTTCAGAAAACCAGTTTCCTATGAAGCTAGGCCAATCAGTGAGATCAAATACTAGCTCTTTGAAGCTTCCTCTTGTCCTTCCTTCGCCAAAGGGTCCTTCAGAGTCTTGGCTTAAGCGCACCTTACCTACAGCTTCCTCCAAGAGTCTGTCTTCACGGTCTAACCTCGCCACCAGCATTCATACATCAGCTCAAACTCCCAATGCAGCATTACCAGATCCCAAGTGGGAAATAATAGTTAAATCTTCGAAAGCTCAGCACGGACACCTGCGGTTTCCGGAGGTAATTAAGTTAACTGTTTTGATCATTTGAGCCTTATCTGAATTGATTTATTTGAGTTTATTTCCAGAAATAAACACTTGTGAGAGACTCTTTGAGTTGGTTTATGAAAACTGTTTTTAACATGTTCATAAGCTGATTTTAGATTATTTTCATAACTTCTCCATACTAGTTTATGAAAATAGTTTATAGTTTATATGAAAACAATGACTCTATTTGACCTCCTGTTCTAGAAATAGCTTGTACATAAGCGTTTATAGGATCTTAGTGCTATTGTTGTCGCTCATGTGGTTGTTAATGCTTATACTCCTTCAAATACTTTTTCAGGAACTGGCGCCGATTCCGGAAGCTTGACCTTTCGAAAGAGTGGACTTTGATCATTTGATTTGCACTCTAAATTTTGAACCTTTTTCTAAATGTAATTATTTGCTCTCTGTTTTCATCCCACAGGTTGGTCTCCTTTTTGGTTCTACATACATATAGGTGATATACATTTCAAAGTATAAATGACAGTTGTCTTTTTATCCTGTAAATTAAATGTAATAAGTGGTTTCAGTTCTAAATTTTCATTGTAAACCACACCATTTTAATGGTGATATGTTCCTACAATAATTCGCAGAGCAAAGGTCTCTTGCACAAAAATAATTGTAACTTCAAAGGATGCTACAGAGaataattttatttgaattgAAGATCTCGCTCTTCAATTTTCTGGTGTACCGAGTTCATTTGGGTGTGGTTATATAGAGAAGCTACATATGGTAGCTTTAAGATGAACATGGAGGAGCTAAAATTCTAAgtacaattttttttaatagaATTATAATTGATTTTTAGAATTAATATCACGGCTAAATATTTTACACAATACACAATGTATTAAAATCTCATAATCTAAAAATTAAAATCAACCTTTTATTACTGCCATTTATGATTTCAGTAAGTAGTAGTATTACTCTCTTGAGTAGATTTTTTTGTAAAAGAAAAATGTTTCTCAGACTATTAGAAGGCAATTAATAAAATCTTATGAACACCGCCATCAAAGACTAGATATGCATTCTTTGGGCTTGTCTTCAACAACAATTTCTCAAACCTCCCCCTTCCGATCCTAAACAGTCCATAGTAAAACTATTATTCACACATTCCCATGTGACATTCCGATTTCACAACTACCACAACATGTAGTTAAGGGTGATAGAATTGCGATCTCTATACCAGAAGCTGAGTACAAAGTTGAAGTTGAGGCATGCAAATACAACCTCCATGGTCGCATTCTGCATTCCGTGGCCAAAGGGTGTAACTCCGATCAAGGTAGGTGCCTTGGCAGCCAAACTAGCTCCGTTGAGATTTTTTTTGGCCAAATGGAGTATTACCTCGCTCAACAAAGGTTATTACGAGTTTTCCCTTTCATCATGGAAGATTCTCAAAGTGCCTGGCTATAGGGCTTTGGAATTTAAACCCTGGCTTTCTAAATCTCTTTGCTTGGACCAGGGTTAAAATTTTAACCCAAATGCGCAACATCACTCTTAGACATAGATTTGGTTGCTGCATATATTTAGTTAATCTCGAGAAATTGGCGCTCAAAGATTCTTTTTGTTATAGGTACTAGTTTAGGAACACCTATTTGCACCCACCCATTCACGAATAAATCTACGTTTGATAAATATTTTGACCATTTTATGAGAGTACCAATGAATATGGATTTGAGAAAGGACTCAATTTATAGTGTTGGTAGAGAGAACTGATTTTGCTTTTTTTTTGGACATTGATTATGGGAATAAGCCAAACTACTGCAACTTTTGTAATTGCATTGGACAATCCATTGACCTTTGTAATAGGGCTAATGCTGAAAATGAGAAGGACACACACAtggaaaaaaaattatattcaaaGAATAAAACAAGATTACATTGTTTCTAGAGacaagagaaaaggaaaagaCATTGTGCCTCAGGTTGCTAAAGTCATAGTTGTTGACTCTTCCTCAAAGTAAGTTCCTGTGGAAAAATCTGAGCTGATTGAGTTAGACAAAGTCACTAAGGAAGTTGGGCCGTTAGATGTTGTTTTGAGCTCTGTTGAGCTGGCTATTGATATTCTTGCAGCTCACCAAACACAATTTTGTGCCACTCATAAGGATGAACAAGAATCTTTAGATTCATAGTTTGTTGATGCCACACAATTGGCAACTGATTTGTTATCTTGTTTGACTTCCAAGTCCATAACCTGAGATATGCTTCTAGTTTTAAATTCATTAAAATGTGGTCAAACAATACGATGGTTGCTTAGATATCATTAAAATGCCTGGAACCAGTACCCTTTTGGCTCTCTCGTGCAAATTTTAAATACAAAATTGAAAAGGCTAAAGGAGGACTTAAAAGTTTGGAACAAGACTGAATTTGGTAATGTACACTACCTGGTCAATACTGTTGTAACTCATCAAGACACTATTCAGTTCTCCATTAATATTAATGGTTGCATTGATGATCATGTTCATCAAGAAAAACTAGTTGAAATTAGTTAAACAAGGCTTTGAATATTGAAGCAACTTTTTGGAAAGAAAAGGATAAAGTTTAATGGCATTTTGAAAGGGATAAACACTTCATTTTTCCATTAAACAATCGGTATTAATCAAACTTATAACAAGATTTCCTCTCTTAGAATTTCAAGTTTTTATTTGGAACAATCGGTTGTCACATTAGACAATTAGATGTATCCTTAATTAAAAAAGGAAATTAATATACATTGttgtgttctttatttttctGCATTTAAATTATGCATTTTACTTCACAAACTCATTAACACATTTCTGAAAAAATAAGAACATAAGATTCATCTCTTAAAAACGAGAAAAATCCTAATAACCTTATTCACCCTCTCTTAGGTTGCACTATGTATTAACAAAATTTTGTAGCTTAccaaaaatgatttttttttctctttttgagAGTAGACTCTTATCAGCAACTGGACGTCAATAAGACACTTCAAACGTTTCTTATCAACCTCCTCCACCGGGGTAACTCCCCATATATATTTCAGATTGTTGATAAACTTCATTAACCGACCCTTCTGGTACCGAGCCTCGTCGGGGAGATCATTTTTACTGTATACGTAAATACGGTTCCTCACAGAAAGTGACCCTCAATCCAATACTGGGAGAACAAGTCATCACACATGCCTTCTACTTGGTTGCCGATGTCGTAAATTGTAGCATGAGCTTCGGGAGTAACGAGGGTTATCATAAAGAACTCATCCTCAAAGGGTTGAAGCTCCGAAAGAGGTCCAAAGCCGTGAATAGTCGACTTAAAGTTGAGTAATCCTTTACCCATAATCTGGAACGTCGGATCACAACATCATCTGAAAGAAAAGTACCACAAAAGGTTCTCCATTTAAATGTTCACATCAATACGGGTAGACTTTCATGTATCTCCAATATGTAGGATGAAGTTGTGAGTGAGTCATGGTCAAATGTTTCAGAACCACTATCTTAAAGACAACGAGAGGGAGATGAAAACCCATGGTGGAAATAACACATACATAAAAAGGAATGACGTGAGTGTCATGTTTGTCGCATATTCTTTCGTCCTTAGAAGGACTCAAAATTTTCCAATCTAAAAATGTACCAACTTCTATAAAAGTATCGTCAAGACCACCTGCTTTAGCAAAAGCAGAAACAATGGAAGAGTAAATAGGATCCACCCAAGAAAGTGGAGTATCCTTCTGAGAATAAAACACACTTATCCTTATAAAGAAAATTATATCCTAGCATGCAAAGAGGATTTACCAAACACATTCAATCACTCACATGTAACACTCAAGAGTTTCGGTTCCCAAGAGTCGTAATGATGATATCTCCGAAAAGATGTTTGAAATATGATGCATTAAATGCATGATTTCCTAAAGAAACTAAAACGTTTCTTCTTCTCATATCTTAAAGTGATCAAAGATAGGTCGGCATCCAATGATGAAGTATCAAGCCCCCACATATATTTACATTGGTAAAGGCTTCGGGGGGAAATTGTTCTAGGTCGATCACATCATCCTAACTGACCACTAAGAAGGGGTCAATCTCCTTCCAGAATCTTCCCAACACATGAAGGTTATCATTCTAATGATCACAAAATATCTCAACTTCAAGTACATCCAACAACTCTATGAAAATCAGGCAAATAAATAGCTAGTTAGTTATTTTCCTCTCTTTATATAAATAGAGAAAGTGTCAAATTGAGGTAACAGGTTTCAAATTCAATTTCACTTCAATCTTCTTTCTCACATACTGACTTGAGCATTGTAGTGCTAACTTTGCAGACCCCCCTTAGTCCACCATATCAGAACCAGTAACTTCCACCCCCGTCATTCCTCTTCTTATTTCTAGTTCTAGAACGGAACAATAGCCTTCTTTTTGTCCTAAGATCCAAGCCTAAGAGATTCATATAAATACCTCAGTCATAATATTGATGAGGTACATTTAATTTACTCAGCAATCACTCATATACAGAGTTTATCACCATCCATGTGTTAGCTTTCTCTAACACCACAACAAACCTAAAACCCTCAAACAACCCTACTCAACTAATGGTCGTTACTCAGAGTACTTTTAGCAAGTACAAAATCCTATGATATTTCTTTCAAGCTCATCACTTATCTTACTAAGTGTAACACTTAAATAAACCAATTTTCCTCAGGATAGAGTAATTATATCGTTGTCATCTTCATAAGTAGCTTTAAGACAAAATTTTACCTCATTGTTTGATTCCTTTATTGGCTCTTTAGAATGTTCTTTATGAGAATCTTCAGATGAGTTTTTGGATGAGTCTTCAGATGACGATTCATATATTTCTCCAACTGATTCTTATTATGTTATAATAAACATCTCATATGATGAAACAAAACCTTATATAATGCTTCTAATGATGATTATTCAGAAGATCCTTTGTATATTGCTACAGTCTTTTCATATGATGCTTCtggttgtcataccccaattttatCTGAGTATtttaaattcatctgatacatgtccatttgtcaagtttttatattttttagtcatatgcatttttatcatcaaataaagtcactataatcatgcatatatgcattatagtaaaaaagtcaacataaagtcaacattttacatgttgaagaaataactaaaattgcatttttttttcattatgcattttgaaaaaaaaaattcatgatcattttatttattatcaaaatatcaatttgaattttattaatcattttcataCATCATATAATAAAAATCAATGTTTCAAGAAGGTCGaaaatatctctcatttattacatcattatCACATACACATATTACATCAGtattcactatttaattaaataagtttctagaaGACACTCACACTCTTTGCATTATTTCTAAACTACCATTTTTAGAGCCTATAAATAAAATCATTTTCATTCATAAATGACACCATCATTTATTCACAAAAACTAAGTCAAAACtcttttcatttttctctttattttctttcaagtcatttctttctttttattgaaTATGTAGGCTCttatgcttgt from Lathyrus oleraceus cultivar Zhongwan6 chromosome 7, CAAS_Psat_ZW6_1.0, whole genome shotgun sequence encodes the following:
- the LOC127107447 gene encoding uncharacterized protein LOC127107447 isoform X1, which encodes MLLPLTNGTEAEYMILKNLMEEKQLDFNQPLLSVRRFSSTASSENKGKKKTEKATSKRTRLPAYKSELKSGPVSNPGSVPFVWEKSPGRPKNESQLQTKEEPLVAPKLPPGRVLKVEQQDFDKSSKGASVTQSRTDSTVSNSISVASLDSKDEIHEGGKELVLEKGSSGSENEDETYLDALETLSRAESFFMNCSVSGLSGCDDREAQPSESFLADQQARDFMIGRFLPAAKAMASETTHIQYASKKPFVRQEQPRLVPKVESVAKSRPLDQKWRNILPHYTQDTGQDESEDESDDNDKYESYAPKVCGLFPRFCLLSPLPGLRVEDDKNVNSAIHGVRGKTIASSRRTAKEHPRTANYGEKSQSGFTKENDLLCNQEKSKHAIDPHRRGVDKSSGSDRNQFEPTGESPVVEKTLYVDSVHKASSEMKCRIDHREDDFNTLRKYSSIDKNHLIGSSNEDNKHMVAVNEKPAFQPKGSVFLDSSLLVCSEKPSDDMQMKKMTNHSNKINTEKQGSNLDRNFGVVSRVELAEHKRIESKNEVSSNKTSSNGITQNPAPWRNLKLASDSDFCLKIQRAAKLADQDCAHVHDSNENPSNLISLKVVGGRKNGSENQFPMKLGQSVRSNTSSLKLPLVLPSPKGPSESWLKRTLPTASSKSLSSRSNLATSIHTSAQTPNAALPDPKWEIIVKSSKAQHGHLRFPEELAPIPEA
- the LOC127107447 gene encoding uncharacterized protein LOC127107447 isoform X2, which codes for MNFEAEYMILKNLMEEKQLDFNQPLLSVRRFSSTASSENKGKKKTEKATSKRTRLPAYKSELKSGPVSNPGSVPFVWEKSPGRPKNESQLQTKEEPLVAPKLPPGRVLKVEQQDFDKSSKGASVTQSRTDSTVSNSISVASLDSKDEIHEGGKELVLEKGSSGSENEDETYLDALETLSRAESFFMNCSVSGLSGCDDREAQPSESFLADQQARDFMIGRFLPAAKAMASETTHIQYASKKPFVRQEQPRLVPKVESVAKSRPLDQKWRNILPHYTQDTGQDESEDESDDNDKYESYAPKVCGLFPRFCLLSPLPGLRVEDDKNVNSAIHGVRGKTIASSRRTAKEHPRTANYGEKSQSGFTKENDLLCNQEKSKHAIDPHRRGVDKSSGSDRNQFEPTGESPVVEKTLYVDSVHKASSEMKCRIDHREDDFNTLRKYSSIDKNHLIGSSNEDNKHMVAVNEKPAFQPKGSVFLDSSLLVCSEKPSDDMQMKKMTNHSNKINTEKQGSNLDRNFGVVSRVELAEHKRIESKNEVSSNKTSSNGITQNPAPWRNLKLASDSDFCLKIQRAAKLADQDCAHVHDSNENPSNLISLKVVGGRKNGSENQFPMKLGQSVRSNTSSLKLPLVLPSPKGPSESWLKRTLPTASSKSLSSRSNLATSIHTSAQTPNAALPDPKWEIIVKSSKAQHGHLRFPEELAPIPEA
- the LOC127107447 gene encoding uncharacterized protein LOC127107447 isoform X3 encodes the protein MILKNLMEEKQLDFNQPLLSVRRFSSTASSENKGKKKTEKATSKRTRLPAYKSELKSGPVSNPGSVPFVWEKSPGRPKNESQLQTKEEPLVAPKLPPGRVLKVEQQDFDKSSKGASVTQSRTDSTVSNSISVASLDSKDEIHEGGKELVLEKGSSGSENEDETYLDALETLSRAESFFMNCSVSGLSGCDDREAQPSESFLADQQARDFMIGRFLPAAKAMASETTHIQYASKKPFVRQEQPRLVPKVESVAKSRPLDQKWRNILPHYTQDTGQDESEDESDDNDKYESYAPKVCGLFPRFCLLSPLPGLRVEDDKNVNSAIHGVRGKTIASSRRTAKEHPRTANYGEKSQSGFTKENDLLCNQEKSKHAIDPHRRGVDKSSGSDRNQFEPTGESPVVEKTLYVDSVHKASSEMKCRIDHREDDFNTLRKYSSIDKNHLIGSSNEDNKHMVAVNEKPAFQPKGSVFLDSSLLVCSEKPSDDMQMKKMTNHSNKINTEKQGSNLDRNFGVVSRVELAEHKRIESKNEVSSNKTSSNGITQNPAPWRNLKLASDSDFCLKIQRAAKLADQDCAHVHDSNENPSNLISLKVVGGRKNGSENQFPMKLGQSVRSNTSSLKLPLVLPSPKGPSESWLKRTLPTASSKSLSSRSNLATSIHTSAQTPNAALPDPKWEIIVKSSKAQHGHLRFPEELAPIPEA